In Pseudomonas coleopterorum, the genomic window CGTGACGGGTTGCAGATCGAACCGATGTGGGTCGCCACCCAAGACAAGATCGCCTTGATCGACCAGCTCTCGCTCGCCGGCTTCAGCCGTATAGAGGCTGGCTCCTTCGTTTCGCCCAAGGCCGTGCCAGCCTTGCGCGATGGTGAGCAGGTGTTCGGCGGCATCGTACGCCAGCCGGGCGTCACCTACGTGGCATTGATCCCGAACCTCAAGGGTGCGCAGCGTGCCCTCGCAGCCAAGGCCGACGAGCTCAACCTGGTGTTGTCGGCCAGCCAGAGCCATAACCTCGCCAACATGCGCATGAGTCGGGAGCAGTCCCTGGCGGGCTTCGCCGAGGTGGTCGAGCTGGCTCGCGGCACGTCGGTCAGCCTTAACGGTACCGTTGCCACGACCTTCGGCTGCCCGTTCGAAGGGCACATCGATGAAACGGTTGTCATGGGCCTGGTCGATGCCTACCAACGGCTGGGCCTGCAAGGCGTGACCCTGGCCGACACCACCGGCATGGCCAATCCGCGCCAGGTGTATGGACTGGTCCGGCGGGTGTTGGAGCAACTGCCCGCCGATGCGCTGACGCTGCATTTTCACAACACCCGCGGGCTGGGGCTGAGCAACGTGCTGGCAGCCTATGAAGCCGGTGCCCGGCGCTTCGATGCATCGCTGGGTGGCTTGGGCGGATGCCCGTTCGCACCCGGCGCGTCGGGCAACATCTGCACCGAAGACCTGGTGAACCTGTGCGAGGAAATGGGCATTCCCACTGGCATCGATCTGCCTCGTCTGCTCGAGCTGTCCCGCACCTTGCCGGCACTGTTGGGGCATGAGATGCCGGGGCAGGTGGCGAAGGCGGGGCGTAATCGGGACCTTCATCCGTTGCCGTCGGGACTCGACTGAGCAGCGCGGCTGCATCGATGACGGTATCTGCGGACTGGTGACCTGGGTTCACCCCCTCGTCGGAGCGCTTGGTGACGTGAAGAGATTGCCGCGGTGCATCACCCTGAGACATGCCGGCGTATCTGCTCGACCACGGCGGCCTCGACCTCACCTTCGCCTGCGGTTTCGGCAAAAGCAGCACAGCTCACCGATCGCTCGTCCATGAGGCCCCTGTACACCGCGAGGACGCTGCCGGGCCCGCATCCGGTGTGTCCCGCCAGTACCAGCCCCCCAGCCACGGGCCCACGCATCAGCCCCAGCGCATAACCTGGCGCCAGCCATGGTCGACCGGGTATCGGCCCGCCCAGTGTCGTGGTGTCCTGCATGGTCTGGAGCAACTCAGCAGGCAGCAGATCACCCCCCAACAGACCATCGAGCAGCAGCGCCGCCTGCGAGAGCGGGCCGATCAGCAAGCCGTGATACACCCAGCCCGGATCATAGCAGGCAAGGCTGGCGCAGGATTGCCCGAGCTCTGACCCGGACGCCGCGAAATGTACCGTGTCAGCGATGGTCAGCGGCTGTAGCACACGCGTGCGGACGGCGTCGGCCAGCGAAAGGTCGCTGGCGCGCTC contains:
- a CDS encoding hydroxymethylglutaryl-CoA lyase, coding for MISDYSQRLIVQEVAPRDGLQIEPMWVATQDKIALIDQLSLAGFSRIEAGSFVSPKAVPALRDGEQVFGGIVRQPGVTYVALIPNLKGAQRALAAKADELNLVLSASQSHNLANMRMSREQSLAGFAEVVELARGTSVSLNGTVATTFGCPFEGHIDETVVMGLVDAYQRLGLQGVTLADTTGMANPRQVYGLVRRVLEQLPADALTLHFHNTRGLGLSNVLAAYEAGARRFDASLGGLGGCPFAPGASGNICTEDLVNLCEEMGIPTGIDLPRLLELSRTLPALLGHEMPGQVAKAGRNRDLHPLPSGLD
- a CDS encoding serine hydrolase domain-containing protein, encoding MQIVLIVNGQRLQPPHQTEPAVPWWSFTKTVLAATALTLVRDGRLRLDDSLADAPYTLRQLLRHEAGLADYGELADYHAAVARHEAAWPAKEMLERLQAERLRYPPGEGWRYSNVGYWQVARLIERASDLSLADAVRTRVLQPLTIADTVHFAASGSELGQSCASLACYDPGWVYHGLLIGPLSQAALLLDGLLGGDLLPAELLQTMQDTTTLGGPIPGRPWLAPGYALGLMRGPVAGGLVLAGHTGCGPGSVLAVYRGLMDERSVSCAAFAETAGEGEVEAAVVEQIRRHVSG